The following is a genomic window from Episyrphus balteatus chromosome 1, idEpiBalt1.1, whole genome shotgun sequence.
gaaaaatctcagatttcatgatctatttgcgtcttgagattcaaaaaaatgacaaacaaatgaatctgagaatcagaaatctgaatctggatttgtatcaagattcacgcatacaaatacaaacacaatcactttcacacacactcctttGTTTGACAtatgtctgaacatttgttgttgtttaatttttttttatacgtacagatttcgtacacaattGCAAAAccagatttcatattctatttgcagtggaaaatttgagatttttacacaaaaatcttaaaagtcagtagaaaacgacataagttcgTCCAGAGAATCAAAAGCGATTAAATTGCGAATCAATTTTATAACTATgttatatttcaaatatttctcACACTTCCTGAACACATCCCCAATCATTTGAAATCGGCTTGTGGCTAACCCTTGTTAAACTGTCATTTTTCACAAATTGTTTGACATTTCACCATCGGCAACTTTTATAACCTCATCtactaaaatcatttttgtatatttctaaaatccaaattaatttttgtttttaattcaaagaaATTCAAATAATCTTCAACAAATCCACCAAAATGGTCAAACTTACACCGGAATTAATAAATCAATCAATGCAATTCATAAATCCCTGCCGTGAACGTGAATTAGATCTGCGTGGCTATAAAATACCACAAATTGAAAATATGGGAGCAACTCTCGATCAATTCGATACAATTGACTTATCCGATAATGATTTGCGTAAATTAGATGGTTTTCCATATCTACCACGATTAAAAtgtcttttattaaataataatcgATTAGTTCGAATCGACGATTCAGTTCATGAATCTTTACCaaatttaaatacaatcatAATGACAGGAAATAATATACAAGAATTTAGTGATTTAGATCCACTCACACATTTTAAACAATTACACACGATTTGTTTATTGGTCAATCCAATATCAACAAAGCCATATTACAGAGAATATATTGCTTACAAGTTTCCTAATCTTCGTTTATTggattttagaaaaatcaaattaaacgaTAGGAAAAATGCTCTCGAGTTTTTccgctcaaaaattggcaaagaCATTCTCAAAGAAGTTGCTAAAAAAGCAAAGGTGAATAATGTTGCTATGGCAGATGGGAAACTTGGCGCGGGAGCAAATGGAAGCACCATTGCCAATCAAGCTGATATTCAACGAATTAGAGAAGCTATAAGAAATGCAAATTCCCTGCAAGAAGTTGAACGTTTGACGCGGATTCTTCAATCTGGTCAATTGCCAGAGAATTTCTCCTTGGACAATGGCCGAGGAGATGCAATGGAAATGTAgtttaaatcttaaatttataaaaatgtaaaaaataaaagagaattcaaaaaaaaaaaaaaaatgcatttgttttttttttttcaattttatttatttttcacagaaaaacaaaccaaaacttGGTTCCCACAACAAATTCCTTAGCTTTTTTGCCCTTTTTTATAAATCCTTTTCCGCTATTATACTCTCGTAATGCAGACCGGTGTAAAATATAATCCACGTCACGAGGAAGCCAGCAAATGAGGTCATGAAACCTTCTTTGACTAGTTCCCAAGCTCCGCCGTAAGCTTCTTCGTCAATTGCTTGGAAATTAACGGAATATAAGTAGACAATTGCACAACTGATTCCAGCGAATctaaagaaatcaattaaagtGAAATTATCGTTCCTAAA
Proteins encoded in this region:
- the LOC129906789 gene encoding probable U2 small nuclear ribonucleoprotein A', with the protein product MVKLTPELINQSMQFINPCRERELDLRGYKIPQIENMGATLDQFDTIDLSDNDLRKLDGFPYLPRLKCLLLNNNRLVRIDDSVHESLPNLNTIIMTGNNIQEFSDLDPLTHFKQLHTICLLVNPISTKPYYREYIAYKFPNLRLLDFRKIKLNDRKNALEFFRSKIGKDILKEVAKKAKVNNVAMADGKLGAGANGSTIANQADIQRIREAIRNANSLQEVERLTRILQSGQLPENFSLDNGRGDAMEM